A DNA window from Centroberyx gerrardi isolate f3 chromosome 3, fCenGer3.hap1.cur.20231027, whole genome shotgun sequence contains the following coding sequences:
- the zbtb45 gene encoding zinc finger and BTB domain-containing protein 45 has product MAPGTETVHYIHLHNSSQSVLEALRTQRREGLFCDVTVRIHDASLRAHACVLAAGSPFFQDKLLLGHSEISVPPLVPAETVKQLVDFMYSGSLVVLQSQALCILTAASILQIKTVIDECTQIISQRKAAAGAAAAAAAAQGGMLGGVLPKQEERGGGKGRDSGGGSGGSCSGGSAGGGYPNFSNFMADCGASNMGGGLGSANVSVSESGPGPMEQANPVGLMALGDMGPGSMCGADGLGAAAGSVLMKQSSSCTQDVRYKLRDLLAQTANGASTSSTGNLSAGCSSGVGSVDSIGRDSLRGNATDLSDDLVGMDRYSEEEDMDGRERGRDGDRDRGAGHSRKQRQPLRLQVLGGEGVVVKDEGVQDTDGAVYALEDGRRDGEQEGSQESMAGFGQDFYDEQGVFSESFWPQSEPPQTMTFNPRGRVNKPLTPPPTTQSINNQLLFQYPVSQSQPAPFFVSGPMGGIDSMAGSEPSQQAPPPAPMTPAPAPSTSSCSAGPSPSSQGSETSFDCTHCGKSLRSRKNYSKHMFIHSGQKPHQCSICWRSFSLRDYLLKHMVVHTGVRAFQCSVCGKRFTQKSSLNVHMRTHRAERTFQCTVCHRAFTHRTLLERHALQHAHHAPQGQAQGRGADMTSPTKHSPPALGGPSGMAGTAGMVGGMANMSSHGASST; this is encoded by the exons ATGGCGCCCGGCACGGAGACCGTGCACTACATCCACCTCCACAACTCCAGCCAGTCGGTGCTGGAAGCCCTGCGCACGCAGCGGCGCGAGGGCCTCTTCTGCGACGTGACCGTGCGGATACATGACGCCTCGCTGCGCGCCCACGCCTGCGTGCTGGCGGCCGGCAGCCCCTTCTTCCAGGACAAACTGTTGCTGGGACACTCTGAAATCTCGGTGCCGCCGCTGGTCCCCGCCGAAACCGTGAAACAGCTTGTGGATTTCATGTACAGCGGCTCCCTGGTGGTGCTGCAGTCGCAGGCCCTCTGCATCCTCACCGCCGCCAGTATCCTGCAGATCAAGACGGTCATTGATGAGTGCACCCAGATCATCTCTCAGAGGAAGGCGGCCGCCGGGGCGGCGGCTGCTGCAGCCGCCGCACAAGGGGGGATGCTCGGAGGAGTTCTCCCCAAGCAGGAGGAGCGCGGAGGGGGCAAAGGGAGGGATAGCGGTGGCGGCAGCGGAGGAAGCTGTTCTGGTGGTTCTGCAGGTGGGGGTTATCCAAACTTCTCTAACTTCATGGCGGACTGCGGGGCTAGTAACATGGGCGGGGGGTTGGGGAGTGCCAACGTCAGTGTTAGTGAGAGCGGCCCCGGCCCCATGGAGCAAGCCAACCCCGTGGGCCTGATGGCGCTGGGCGACATGGGTCCCGGCTCCATGTGCGGGGCCGACGGGCTCGGCGCTGCGGCCGGCTCGGTGCTCATGAAGCAGAGCTCCAGCTGCACTCAGGACGTCAGGTACAAGCTCCGAGACCTGTTAGCGCAGACCGCCAACGGAGCCAGCACCAGTAGCACAGGGAACCTGTCGGCGGGCTGCAGCTCCGGAGTGGGCAGCGTCGACAGCATCGGCAGGGACAGCCTCCGCGGAAACGCCACCGACCTCTCTGATGACCTGGTGGGGATGGACAGGTacagcgaggaggaggacatggaCGGACGAGAGCGGGGAAGAGATGGAGACCGAGACAGGGGGGCGGGACACAGCCGCAAGCAGAGGCAGCCGCTAAGACTCCAG GtgctgggaggagagggagtggtGGTGAAAGACGAAGGCGTGCAGGACACAGATGGGGCCGTCTACGCCTTGGAGGACGGGAGACGAGACGGAGAGCAGGAGGGCTCCCAGGAATCCATGGCAGGCTTCGGACAG gATTTCTATGATGAACAGGGCGTGTTCTCGGAGAGCTTCTGGCCCCAGAGCGAGCCTCCTCAGACCATGACCTTTAACCCCAGAGGAAGAGTCAACAAGCCCCTGACTCCGCCTCCAACCACTCAATCCATCAACAACCAG CTTCTGTTCCAGTACCCAGTGAGCCAGTCACAGCCAGCGCCGTTCTTTGTGAGCGGGCCCATGGGTGGGATTGACAGCATGGCGGGGTCAGAGCCCAGTCAACAGGCTCCGCCCCCGGCACCGATGACCCCCGCCCCggccccctccacctcctcctgctcggccggcccctccccttcctcccagGGATCTGAGACCTCGTTCGACTGCACGCACTGTGGCAAATCGTTACGTTCCAGGAAGAACTACAGCAAGCACATGTTCATCCACTCCG GTCAGAAACCTCACCAGTGCTCCATCTGTTGGCGCTCCTTCTCCCTGCGCGACTACCTCCTCAAACACATGGTGGTGCACACCGGCGTCAGGGCCTTCCAGTGCTCTGTGTGCGGCAAGCGCTTCACCCAGAAGAGCTCGCTGAACGTGCACATGCGCACCCACCGCGCCGAGCGCACCTTCCAGTGCACCGTGTGCCACCGGGCCTTCACCCACCGCACCCTGCTGGAGCGCCACGCCCTGCAGCACGCCCACCACGCCCCCCAGGGCCAGGCGCAGGGGCGCGGCGCCGACATGACCTCACCTACCAAGCACAGCCCTCCGGCTCTGGGAGGGCCCTCAGGTATGGCCGGCACGGCTGGCATGGTCGGCGGTATGGCCAACATGTCCAGCCACGGAGCTTCCtccacctag
- the dla gene encoding delta-like protein A, with amino-acid sequence MYLFNMGRVIFLTLAVMSMLLCQGFCSGVFELKLQEFLNKKGVQGNKNCCKGGLASSFQQQCECKTFFRICLKHYQPNASPEPPCNYGGAVTPVLGSNSFQVPEVIPESSFTNPIKINFGFTWPGTFSLIIEALHTDSKDDLSTENPDRVISTMTTQRHLTVGEEWSQDLHTGGRTELKYSYRFVCDEHYYGDGCSVFCRPRDDAFGHFTCGERGEIVCDAGWKGQYCTEPICLPGCDDEHGFCEKPGECKCRVGFKGRYCDECIRYPGCLHGTCQQPWQCNCQEGWGGLFCNQDLNYCTHHKPCMNGATCSNTGQGSYTCSCRPGFTGASCELEVNECAGNPCRNGGSCTDLENTYTCTCPRGFYGNNCELSAMTCADGPCFNGGRCADNPDGGYYCQCPTGYAGFNCEKKIDHCTSSPCSNGARCVDLVNSYLCQCPDGFTGMNCDHTGDECSAFPCQNGGTCQEGPNGYTCTCPPGYTGRNCSSPISRCEHNPCHNGATCHERNNRYVCACVPGYGGRNCQFLLPEHAAIRGTEVPWMAVGSGVALVLLLLAGCAVLVGCFRSKAQRGGQGDAGGEGETINNLTNNCHRSDRDLAVSVVPTPGVKNINKKMDFCSDPDEGSSPGRSSYKSRPLPADYNLVHEVNYEQAAKEAMLEAACEDKCQSLDSFEFEEKRSKRLKSDASEKKAPEMSACADTKYKSVFVMSEEKDECIIATEV; translated from the exons atgtatttatttaatatggGGCGCGTCATCTTTCTGACTCTTGCCGTCATGTCCATGTTGCTGTGCCAG GGGTTTTGTTCGGGAGTTTTTGAACTGAAGTTGCAGGAGTTCCTAAACAAGAAAGGAGTACAGGGCAACAAAAACTGCTGTAAGGGAGGACTGGCCTCGTCCTTCCAGCAGCAGTGCGAATGTAAAACCTTCTTCAGGATCTGTTTGAAGCACTACCAGCCCAACGCCTCCCCGGAGCCACCGTGCAACTACGGCGGCGCTGTGACGCCCGTTCTCGGGTCCAACTCCTTCCAGGTTCCCGAAGTCATCCCGGAGAGTTCATTCACCAACCCGATTAAGATTAACTTCGGTTTCACATGGCCG GGGACCTTCTCGCTGATCATTGAGGCATTACACACCGACTCCAAAGACGACCTCTCCACAG AGAACCCAGACCGCGTTATCAGCACCATGACCACCCAGCGGCATCTGACGGTGGGAGAGGAATGGTCCCAGGACCTGCACACCGGCGGGAGGACGGAGCTGAAGTACTCGTACCGTTTTGTCTGCGACGAGCACTACTACGGGGACGGATGCTCGGTGTTCTGCCGGCCGAGAGACGACGCCTTCGGCCACTTCACCTGTGGAGAGCGGGGGGAGATAGTGTGCGACGCCGGGTGGAAAGGCCAGTACTGCACTGAAC caaTCTGCCTGCCGGGGTGTGACGACGAGCACGGCTTCTGCGAGAAACCCGGAGAGTGCAA GTGCAGAGTGGGATTCAAAGGCCGCTACTGTGATGAGTGCATTCGTTACCCGGGCTGCCTGCATGGGACCTGCCAGCAGCCGTGGCAGTGCAACTGTCAGGAGGGCTGGGGGGGGCTGTTCTGCAACcaag ATCTCAACTACTGCACTCACCACAAGCCCTGCATGAATGGAGCCACTTGTAGCAACACTGGGCAGGGGAGCTACACCTGTTCCTGCCGGCCCGGCTTCACTGGGGCCAGCTGTGAGCTCGAGGTCAACGAATGCGCTGGAAACCCCTGCCGCAACGGGGGAAGCTGCACT gatTTGGAAAACACATATACCTGCACTTGCCCTCGTGGTTTCTATGGCAACAACTGCGAGCTGAGCGCCATGACGTGCGCCGACGGGCCCTGCTTCAACGGCGGCCGCTGTGCTGATAACCCCGACGGAGGATACTACTGCCAGTGCCCCACAGGGTACGCTGGGTTCAACTGCGAGAAGAAGATTGACCACTGCACCTCCAGCCCCTGCTCCAACG GTGCGCGCTGTGTGGACCTTGTGAACTCGTACTTGTGTCAGTGTCCGGACGGTTTCACGGGCATGAACTGCGACCACACCGGGGACGAGTGCTCGGCGTTCCCCTGCCAGAACGGAGGCACGTGCCAGGAAGGTCCGAACGGCTACACCTGCACCTGCCCACCGGGATACACCGGCCGCAACTGCAGTTCTCCCATCAGCCGCTGCGAACACAACCCCTGCCACAACGGCGCCACCTGCCACGAGCGGAACAACCGCTACGTCTGCGCGTGCGTTCCTGGCTACGGAGGCAGAAACTGTCAGTTCTTACTCCCGGAGCACGCAGCGATCCGCGGGACAGAAGTTCCCTGGATGGCCGTCGGCTCCGGTGTGgcgctggtgctgctgctgctggccggaTGCGCCGTACTGGTCGGATGTTTCCGTTCTAAGGCCCAGCGCGGCGGGCAAGGAGACGCCGGCGGTGAGGGAGAAACCATAAATAACCTGACCAACAACTGTCACCGCAGTGACAGGGACCTTGCGGTCAGTGTGGTTCCCACGCCGGGCGTCAAGAACATCAACAAGAAGATGGACTTCTGCAGCGACCCTGATGAAGGATCTTCACCAGGCAGGAGCAGCTACAAGAGCCGCCCTCTGCCCGCGGACTACAACCTCGTACACGAGGTCAACTACGAGCAGGCGGCTAAAGAGGCCATGCTGGAGGCAGCCTGCGAGGACAAGTGCCAATCCCTGGACTCGTTCGAGTTTGAGGAGAAACGCAGCAAACGTTTAAAAAG CGATGCATCAGAAAAGAAAGCTCCAGAAATGTCTGCATGTGCGGACACCAAGTACAAATCTGTGTTTGTGATGTCAGAGGAAAAGGACGAATGTATAATTGCAACTGAG gTGTAA